One segment of Micromonospora parathelypteridis DNA contains the following:
- a CDS encoding TlpA family protein disulfide reductase, translated as MRSWHARRRQSRVGVARRAGAAAALTAALLGAVSCTGTANPPPAAVADAAPATTGTAPATATPIGSPSAAPAQVPDILRFTGTTLTGAAFDAAQLAGRPVVLWFWAPWCATCASQAWTVAEVAPRYRDTVPIVGVAGLGEQRAMKEFVTEFDLAGMPQIDDRAGALWRRFKVTEQSIFVVIDRDGKVVHQGFLDGEALTARVAALAGA; from the coding sequence ATGCGCAGCTGGCACGCACGGAGACGGCAGTCCAGGGTCGGGGTGGCCCGCCGGGCCGGCGCCGCCGCGGCACTGACCGCCGCCCTGCTCGGTGCGGTCTCCTGCACCGGCACGGCCAACCCGCCACCGGCGGCGGTCGCCGACGCCGCACCGGCCACCACCGGCACCGCACCGGCGACCGCCACCCCGATCGGCTCGCCGAGCGCCGCTCCGGCACAGGTCCCGGACATTCTCCGCTTCACCGGGACCACCCTCACCGGCGCCGCGTTCGACGCGGCGCAACTCGCCGGCCGGCCCGTGGTGCTGTGGTTCTGGGCGCCGTGGTGCGCTACCTGCGCCAGCCAGGCCTGGACGGTGGCCGAGGTCGCGCCCCGATACCGGGACACCGTGCCGATCGTCGGCGTCGCCGGGCTGGGCGAGCAGCGGGCGATGAAGGAGTTCGTCACCGAGTTCGACCTCGCCGGGATGCCACAGATCGACGACCGCGCGGGCGCGCTCTGGCGTCGGTTCAAGGTGACCGAGCAGAGCATCTTCGTGGTCATCGACCGGGACGGCAAGGTGGTCCACCAGGGCTTCCTGGACGGTGAGGCGCTCACCGCCCGGGTCGCCGCGCTGGCCGGGGCGTGA
- a CDS encoding ferric reductase-like transmembrane domain-containing protein — MVRRRETIEEHMARAQQNQKAATVRTSASSRGVRAPSRSATTLLIASLLAALWAAIMLTGAGQTAYAYGFFFTEFFAGVISLVALSLTVMLGLLATDRLVLRISHRVLMQSAHRATGVLGVAGLGFHVLTKIATGRAAATDALVPFVGGRGLYVGLGTVAALLMVSVIWTGIIRARFAGVGPKWLWRTLHSTAYLAWPFAVFHGLNAGRAAAPWVMFSYLGCILLVVLALLVRFSVTIGRRSREQHQAAVRNAVMASRADEAKTARSLLAGLGRRSKAADKRPAWAETTTATWAAPAARRDPERFTVPVVPEPGSLAEPTRPSRRQRVEEPAARRDTERSSRGRRDEEEPATRRSTRRSAEETATRRRDEEELEPVTRRRSRTRDEAAPSGRRRAEERSGRRSRSEDDSSRYSAPPEPTAEPEEPWDSPRRWQADEPISAGPVSAEPISATPRSGSGRHSVEDDLPEEPDYWRPPARYVPDEVPPPVDDTPTLVDLASRRARRAAGEGRSAKRRKASADAVDGAYWAGLRGEAK; from the coding sequence GTGGTACGCCGCCGCGAGACGATCGAGGAGCACATGGCCCGGGCACAGCAGAACCAGAAGGCGGCCACCGTCCGGACCAGCGCCAGCAGTCGGGGGGTGCGCGCCCCGTCACGGTCGGCGACCACCCTGCTGATCGCGTCGCTGCTCGCCGCGCTCTGGGCAGCGATCATGCTGACCGGCGCCGGCCAGACGGCGTACGCGTACGGCTTCTTCTTCACCGAGTTCTTCGCCGGGGTGATCTCCCTGGTGGCGTTGAGCCTCACCGTGATGCTCGGTCTGCTCGCCACCGACCGGCTGGTGCTGCGCATCTCGCACCGGGTGCTGATGCAGTCGGCGCACCGGGCCACCGGCGTGCTGGGCGTGGCCGGGCTCGGTTTCCACGTCCTCACGAAGATCGCCACCGGGCGGGCGGCGGCGACCGACGCGCTGGTGCCGTTCGTCGGCGGCCGAGGGCTCTACGTCGGGCTCGGCACGGTAGCCGCCCTGCTGATGGTCAGCGTGATCTGGACCGGCATCATCCGGGCCCGCTTCGCCGGTGTCGGTCCGAAGTGGCTGTGGCGCACGCTGCACTCCACCGCGTACCTGGCCTGGCCGTTCGCTGTCTTTCACGGCCTCAACGCCGGTCGGGCCGCAGCGCCCTGGGTGATGTTCAGCTACCTCGGCTGCATTCTGCTGGTGGTGCTTGCCCTGCTGGTCCGGTTCTCGGTCACCATCGGCCGGCGCAGCCGCGAGCAGCACCAGGCCGCGGTGCGCAACGCGGTGATGGCCAGCCGGGCCGACGAGGCGAAGACCGCCCGATCGCTGCTGGCCGGGTTGGGTCGGCGCAGCAAGGCCGCGGACAAGCGTCCCGCCTGGGCGGAGACCACCACCGCCACGTGGGCCGCGCCCGCCGCGCGACGTGACCCCGAACGGTTCACCGTCCCGGTGGTGCCCGAGCCCGGGTCGCTCGCCGAGCCGACCCGGCCCAGTCGACGCCAGCGGGTGGAAGAGCCGGCGGCCCGCCGCGACACCGAACGATCCTCGCGCGGCCGGCGCGACGAGGAGGAGCCCGCGACCCGCCGGTCGACGCGCCGCAGCGCGGAGGAGACCGCCACCCGGCGGCGCGACGAGGAGGAGTTGGAGCCGGTGACCCGGCGGCGCTCGCGTACCCGGGACGAGGCTGCTCCGAGCGGGCGGCGACGCGCCGAGGAACGATCCGGCCGCCGGTCGCGCAGCGAGGACGACAGCAGCCGATACTCCGCGCCACCAGAGCCGACTGCCGAGCCCGAGGAGCCGTGGGACAGCCCGCGCCGGTGGCAGGCCGACGAGCCGATCTCGGCCGGCCCGGTCTCCGCGGAGCCGATCTCGGCGACGCCGCGCAGTGGCAGTGGCCGACACAGCGTCGAGGACGACCTGCCGGAGGAGCCGGACTACTGGCGCCCACCGGCCCGGTACGTGCCGGACGAGGTGCCGCCGCCCGTCGACGACACCCCGACCCTTGTCGACCTGGCGTCCCGGCGCGCTCGGCGGGCAGCCGGCGAGGGCCGGTCCGCCAAGCGCCGCAAGGCCAGCGCCGACGCGGTGGACGGGGCGTACTGGGCCGGGCTGCGGGGTGAGGCGAAGTGA
- a CDS encoding alpha-amylase has translation MHRRRRGSAILALGLVASLLVPTTVTAPPAVAAPSGAKKVIVQLFEWNWPSVASECQSTLGPKGYGYVQVSPPQEHVRGNQWWLAYQPVSYRIESRKGTRAQFQSMVNTCHAAGVKVIVDAVINHMSGQDNGGTGWAGSSYSHYDYPGIYQTQDFHHCGRNGGDDIANYNDRYEVQNCELVNLSDLKTESDYVRTKIASYLNDLLSLGVDGFRMDASKHMPAADIAAIKGKLSRSAYIVQEVIHGAGEPIQPTEYTGNGDVHEFRYGKDLARVFRSERLAYLRNFGEGWGHLPTGPASVFVDNHDTQRDAGGVLTYKDRGIYALANAFMLAWPYGSATVMSSYTFSNRDAGPPSDGANKTLNTTCYSGWECEHRWPVIANMVGFRNATEGAGVANWYDNGNNHIAFSRSGKGFITVNDEDAAVNGRSYYTGLPAGRYCDVIHGTYAGGTCSGPVVTVDANGWFAANVPAHDAVAIHIGARV, from the coding sequence ATGCACCGACGTCGACGCGGCTCGGCGATCCTCGCCCTCGGCCTGGTCGCCAGCCTGCTCGTCCCCACCACCGTGACGGCACCCCCGGCCGTCGCCGCGCCGTCCGGCGCCAAGAAGGTCATCGTCCAGCTCTTCGAGTGGAACTGGCCCTCGGTGGCCAGCGAGTGCCAGAGCACGCTCGGCCCGAAGGGCTACGGCTACGTCCAGGTCTCGCCCCCGCAGGAACACGTGCGGGGCAACCAGTGGTGGCTGGCGTACCAGCCGGTCAGCTACCGGATCGAGTCCCGCAAGGGCACCCGCGCCCAGTTCCAGTCGATGGTCAACACCTGCCACGCGGCCGGGGTGAAGGTGATCGTCGACGCGGTGATCAACCACATGTCCGGTCAGGACAACGGCGGCACCGGCTGGGCCGGCTCGTCCTACTCGCACTACGACTACCCGGGCATCTACCAGACCCAGGACTTCCACCACTGCGGGCGCAACGGCGGCGACGACATCGCCAACTACAACGACCGGTACGAGGTGCAGAACTGCGAGCTGGTCAACCTGTCGGACCTGAAGACCGAGTCGGACTACGTCCGCACGAAGATCGCCTCGTACCTCAACGACCTGCTGTCCCTCGGCGTCGACGGCTTCCGGATGGACGCCAGCAAGCACATGCCGGCCGCCGACATCGCCGCGATCAAGGGCAAGCTCTCCCGCTCGGCGTACATCGTGCAGGAGGTCATCCACGGTGCCGGCGAGCCGATCCAACCGACCGAGTACACCGGCAACGGTGACGTGCACGAGTTCCGCTACGGCAAGGACCTGGCCCGGGTGTTCCGCTCGGAGCGGCTGGCGTACCTGCGCAACTTCGGCGAGGGCTGGGGGCACCTGCCCACCGGGCCGGCCTCGGTGTTCGTCGACAACCACGACACCCAGCGCGACGCCGGCGGGGTGCTCACCTACAAGGACCGCGGGATCTACGCGCTGGCGAACGCCTTCATGCTGGCCTGGCCGTACGGCTCAGCGACCGTCATGTCCAGCTACACCTTCAGCAACCGGGACGCCGGCCCACCGTCGGACGGCGCCAACAAGACGCTCAACACCACCTGCTACTCCGGCTGGGAGTGCGAACACCGCTGGCCGGTGATCGCCAACATGGTCGGCTTCCGCAACGCCACCGAGGGCGCCGGGGTGGCCAACTGGTACGACAACGGCAACAACCACATCGCGTTCAGCCGTAGCGGCAAGGGCTTCATCACCGTCAACGACGAGGACGCCGCGGTGAACGGCCGCTCCTACTACACGGGGCTGCCCGCCGGCCGGTACTGCGACGTCATCCACGGCACGTACGCGGGCGGCACGTGCAGCGGCCCCGTGGTCACGGTGGACGCCAACGGCTGGTTCGCGGCCAACGTGCCCGCACACGACGCGGTGGCGATCCACATCGGCGCCCGAGTCTGA
- a CDS encoding NADH-quinone oxidoreductase subunit NuoF family protein, translated as MRTAVPPVACVGEPRLTAGFAEYGRLDLAAHEEVHGPIGPMEPAQLLRLAEGMQLKGKGGAGFPFARKLRAVLESCERQDLAAVVVVNASEGEPASWKDKVLLTRAPHLILDGAALAAYALDADEIVIGVADDGVGRDSLMEALEERRMPVLTTIVTVPHRFISGEGGALVNGINGLPHIPPGTKKRSSDSGVSGLPTLLSNAETYAQLAVGARLGPYEYAALGTDDEPGTVLLTVTGAAGRPAVVECTAGMPLRDVLDLCEVPETQGILMGGYHGKWITPEAAETAEVSRKGLAAVGGTLGAGIIIPLGVDTCPLGEAAQVVRYLAGESAGQCGPCKMGLPDLARAVDLAVAGSQPADVVRAAAGEVKGRGACSHPDGTARFALSAIEVFTEDLRMHSTGDGCGRRVKGVMGLPGAPDANPQKLTLDWSRCDGHGLCAHVVPDFIRLDANGYPAFPPTPVPTWLREGALKAVKVCPELALRLAKAE; from the coding sequence ATGCGGACAGCCGTGCCACCGGTCGCCTGCGTGGGCGAGCCTCGGCTCACCGCCGGCTTCGCCGAGTACGGCCGGCTCGACCTGGCCGCGCACGAGGAGGTGCACGGCCCGATCGGCCCGATGGAGCCGGCCCAACTGCTCCGGCTCGCCGAGGGCATGCAGCTCAAGGGCAAGGGCGGGGCGGGTTTCCCGTTCGCCCGCAAACTGCGCGCCGTGCTGGAGTCCTGCGAACGGCAGGACCTCGCCGCCGTGGTGGTCGTCAACGCCAGCGAGGGGGAGCCGGCCAGCTGGAAGGACAAGGTGCTGCTGACCCGCGCACCGCACCTGATCCTGGACGGCGCGGCGCTGGCCGCGTACGCGCTGGACGCCGACGAGATCGTGATCGGCGTGGCCGACGACGGGGTCGGCCGGGACTCGTTGATGGAGGCCCTCGAAGAGCGCCGGATGCCGGTGCTGACCACCATCGTCACCGTGCCGCACCGGTTCATCTCCGGCGAGGGCGGCGCACTGGTCAACGGGATCAACGGGCTGCCGCACATTCCGCCCGGCACCAAGAAGCGCTCCAGCGACTCCGGGGTCAGCGGCCTGCCCACCCTGCTGTCCAACGCCGAGACCTACGCCCAACTCGCCGTCGGGGCGCGACTCGGCCCGTACGAGTACGCGGCGCTCGGCACCGACGACGAGCCGGGCACCGTACTGCTCACCGTGACCGGCGCGGCGGGCCGGCCGGCCGTCGTGGAGTGCACCGCCGGGATGCCGCTGCGCGATGTTCTCGACCTGTGCGAGGTCCCGGAGACCCAGGGCATCCTGATGGGCGGCTACCACGGCAAGTGGATCACGCCGGAGGCGGCGGAGACGGCCGAGGTCTCCCGCAAGGGCCTGGCCGCGGTGGGTGGCACGCTCGGCGCGGGCATCATCATCCCGCTCGGTGTCGACACCTGCCCGCTCGGCGAGGCCGCCCAGGTGGTGCGCTATCTCGCCGGTGAGTCCGCCGGCCAGTGCGGCCCGTGCAAGATGGGCCTGCCGGACCTGGCCCGCGCCGTCGACCTGGCCGTCGCCGGCAGCCAACCGGCGGACGTGGTGCGGGCCGCCGCCGGCGAGGTGAAGGGCCGGGGCGCGTGCAGCCACCCGGACGGCACCGCCCGCTTCGCGCTCTCCGCGATCGAGGTCTTCACCGAGGACCTGCGGATGCACAGCACCGGCGACGGCTGCGGCCGGCGGGTCAAGGGCGTGATGGGGTTGCCCGGCGCACCCGACGCGAACCCGCAGAAGCTCACCCTGGACTGGTCGCGCTGCGACGGGCACGGCCTCTGCGCGCACGTCGTACCGGACTTCATCCGGCTCGACGCCAACGGATATCCCGCCTTCCCGCCCACCCCCGTGCCGACCTGGCTGCGGGAGGGTGCGCTGAAGGCGGTCAAGGTGTGCCCGGAGCTGGCCCTCCGACTCGCCAAGGCCGAGTAG
- a CDS encoding L,D-transpeptidase — protein sequence MRFDRMSPYRRRVAWIGAAIAVPALLVAALLVGQSLTPQSTSPDRPAVASDPTPSSVEQSPEESIPAAAPAPAGLPVVDYDPAPGGFPIDPASMDTTPLTEGAHPTRRIAAYDAPGGRPRAFLEPTISGVDLTMPIAERRAGWTAVLLPSANRRLAWLPPGGFDTVPLRDQIVVERKVHRLTWYRAGKAVRSWEVSLGQSGQDTPLGRTFILGRTPPPEEVYGGVDVYALGSVPDDPESVPASLRGAHIGVHTWHNDDDLGENTTNGCIRLTRSGQRELLAEVRPGSSVVVVDKLPTPPPTA from the coding sequence GTGCGTTTTGACCGAATGTCCCCGTACCGCCGCCGCGTCGCCTGGATCGGCGCCGCCATCGCCGTACCCGCGTTGCTGGTGGCCGCACTCCTGGTGGGTCAGTCCCTCACGCCGCAATCGACGAGCCCCGACCGGCCGGCCGTGGCGTCCGACCCGACGCCGAGCAGTGTCGAGCAGAGCCCGGAGGAGTCGATCCCCGCGGCCGCGCCCGCCCCGGCCGGGCTGCCGGTGGTCGACTACGACCCCGCGCCGGGAGGGTTCCCCATCGATCCGGCCAGCATGGACACCACACCGCTGACCGAGGGCGCGCACCCGACCAGGCGGATCGCCGCGTACGACGCACCCGGCGGTCGACCGCGAGCCTTCCTCGAACCGACGATCAGCGGTGTCGACCTGACCATGCCGATCGCCGAGCGGCGTGCCGGCTGGACGGCGGTCCTGCTGCCGTCCGCCAACCGGCGGCTCGCCTGGCTGCCCCCCGGCGGGTTCGACACCGTGCCGCTGCGCGACCAGATCGTGGTGGAGCGCAAGGTCCACCGGCTCACCTGGTACCGGGCCGGCAAGGCGGTGCGCTCCTGGGAGGTCAGCCTCGGCCAGTCGGGGCAGGACACCCCGCTCGGGCGGACCTTCATCCTGGGCCGCACCCCGCCGCCCGAGGAGGTCTACGGCGGAGTGGACGTCTACGCCCTCGGCTCGGTGCCCGACGACCCGGAGTCGGTGCCGGCCAGCCTGCGCGGCGCGCACATCGGGGTGCACACCTGGCACAACGACGACGACCTGGGTGAGAACACCACAAACGGTTGCATCCGGCTGACCCGCAGCGGGCAGCGCGAGCTGCTCGCCGAGGTCCGTCCCGGCAGCAGCGTGGTGGTTGTCGACAAGCTGCCCACCCCGCCGCCGACCGCCTGA